The following are from one region of the Coffea eugenioides isolate CCC68of chromosome 2, Ceug_1.0, whole genome shotgun sequence genome:
- the LOC113759714 gene encoding (-)-germacrene D synthase-like, whose amino-acid sequence MEDVVEKVPVPRRFANYHPSVWGDHFLAYASQHKEKFFEGEGELQRLTEEVRKMLTETPDEFPGKLDMIDTIQRLGVSYHFESEIEASLQKIFDAYHELNHKDGNDLYTIALRFRLLRQKGFHASCDVFNKFKNPKGDFKESLTSDMRGMLSLYEAANFGLHGEKVLDEALKFTSDNLESLVPNLSNFLAAQVVQALKLPIQKTLTRLGARQYISLYQQHESHDKLLLKFAKLDFNKLQKLHQKELGGLTKWWKGLDVATNLPFARDRLVECYFWIFGVYFEPKYCFAREVLTKVISITSIIDDIYDVYATLDELIIFTDAIERWHNNELDRLPSYMRHCYRALLDVYKEFEENLAKEGRSDRVNYSKLEMKKLVKGYLQEAIWFHNGYIPKVEEYMKVALVTGAYMMLATTSMVGMGDSLTTQTFDWVTNEPLIVRAASVICRLMDDMAGHEFEQERGHVATAVECYVNEYGVTKQEAFDEFNKQVANAWKDINGECLNSNAVPMAVLERVMNLAKVINLLYKDEDQYTHSATKLKDLITAVLIDPIPI is encoded by the exons ATGGAGGATGTTGTTGAAAAAGTACCAGTTCCCCGTCGCTTTGCCAATTATCATCCAAGCGTTTGGGGAGATCATTTTCTTGCGTATGCTTCTCAGCATAAG gaaaaattcTTCGAAGGAGAGGGAGAGCTTCAACGGCTAACAGAAGAGGTTAGAAAGATGTTAACTGAAACACCTGACGAGTTTCCTGGAAAGCTAGACATGATAGACACCATTCAGCGTCTTGGGGTGTCGTACCATTTTGAGAGTGAAATCGAGGCATCATTGCAAAAGATTTTCGATGCCTACCATGAGTTGAATCACAAAGATGGCAATGACCTCTACACTATTGCTCTTCGTTTCCGATTACTCAGACAAAAAGGTTTTCATGCCTCTTGTG ACGTGTTCAACAAATTCAAGAACCCGAAAGGAGATTTTAAGGAATCTCTGACGAGCGATATGCGAGGAATGTTGAGCTTGTACGAAGCAGCAAACTTTGGACTACACGGGGAGAAGGTTTTGGACGAAGCGCTGAAATTTACTTCTGATAACCTTGAATCCTTGGTTCCAAACTTGAGCAATTTTCTTGCTGCACAAGTTGTTCAAGCTCTTAAGCTGCCGATCCAGAAAACTTTGACAAGGCTGGGAGCAAGGCAGTACATATCTCTCTACCAACAACATGAATCACATGATAAATTGTTGCTTAAATTTGCAAAATTGGATTTTAACAAATTGCAGAAGTTGCATCAGAAGGAACTAGGCGGTCTAACAAA ATGGTGGAAAGGCTTAGATGTTGCAACGAACTTGCCATTTGCAAGGGACCGATTGGTGGAGTGCtacttttggatttttggagtGTATTTTGAGCCCAAATATTGCTTCGCTAGAGAAGTGCTAACAAAAGTAATCTCCATCACTTCTATCATTGACGACATTTATGATGTCTATGCCACTCTGGATGAATTAATCATTTTCACAGATGCGATAGAACG GTGGCACAACAATGAATTGGATCGATTACCATCTTATATGAGACACTGTTACCGTGCCTTGCTGGATGTTTACAAAGAATTCGAGGAAAACTTGGCCAAGGAAGGCAGATCAGATAGAGtcaattattcaaaattagaG ATGAAAAAGTTAGTGAAGGGATATCTTCAAGAGGCCATATGGTTCCACAATGGCTACATCCCAAAAGTTGAGGAGTACATGAAGGTTGCACTTGTCACAGGAGCATACATGATGCTAGCAACAACTTCCATGGTTGGAATGGGAGATTCTTTGACTACACAAACTTTTGATTGGGTAACAAACGAACCATTAATCGTTAGAGCTGCATCAGTCATTTGTAGATTAATGGACGACATGGCTGGACACGAG TTTGAGCAGGAAAGAGGACATGTGGCCACAGCTGTTGAGTGTTATGTGAATGAATATGGGGTTACAAAGCAAGAGGCATTTGATGAATTTAACAAACAGGTAGCCAATGCTTGGAAAGATATAAATGGGGAATGCCTCAATTCAAATGCAGTGCCTATGGCCGTTCTTGAGCGAGTTATGAACCTTGCAAAGGTCATAAATCTGTTATACAAAGACGAAGATCAGTATACGCATTCTGCGACCAAGCTCAAGGACTTGATTACCGCTGTGCTTATAGATCCAATCCCAATatga